The segment GAATTGTCGTTGAGGATTTAATTTTAAGAGAGAATAGGGTTGCAGGAGTTGTTATCAACAGTTATGCGATAGAAAAAGCAGGCTTACACATCGATCCAATAACCATAACCGCCAAGTATGTCGTTGACGCTACAGGGCACGATGCATCAGTAGCAACAACCCTCTCAAGGAAGAATCCAGAGTTGGGATTAGAGGTTCCAGGAGAAAAATCAATGTGGGCTGAGAAGGGAGAAAACGCTCTGTTGAGAAATACGAGAGAGGTTTATCCAGGATTGTTCGTTTGTGGAATGGCTGCAAATGCAACCTACGGTGGAAACAGAATGGGAGCAATCTTCGGAGGAATGTATTTATCTGGAAAGAAATGTGCTGAAATGGTAGTTGAGAAGTTGAAAAATAATGAGTAAATTTTATCTTTTTCTTTTTTTACTCTTTTTTACGCCTAAAAATACTCTTTTTATAACCATGGTTGCATAACTTCCCTTGTTTAGTTCAAATTCTAAAGTAATCTTATATTTTCCGTTGTTTAATTCATCCGGTTTAAATCCACTTGTTTTGAAATTCTTTGGGATGCATAAGATTTTTCTCTCATTGTATGGGAATTTACAATCAAGGTAATTAATATTTTCTAGATTTCTCAACTCAATTCCCTCATTTTCTAACACATTATCAATAATTTCTTTGATTCTTCCTTTATATTCAACATCTGGTGCAATTGTTGGAAATTTTGCATCCTTTAGTGTATTAAAAATGTTTTCATCCAATTCTTTATAAAACATAAATTCTCCACATTCGTACTCTAAGTAATATCTATCTTTTCCAATATAATCCTTTAAAACTTCCTTAATGCATTCGTTCCAAAGGTAACTCTGATATGCAGAGACGAAGATTTTTCTCAGCCTTTCATCGATATATTTAAATACTTCTTTGTAACTTTTTCCACTGTTTAAGGCATCTATGATATTTACGAACATCCTGCTTTTAATGTCGTTCTTTTCAATGTATTTAGCACATTTTTCCCAATTTCCCCAATTTTTATTTATGTATCTTTTTAAATCCTTAATCGTTTTTTTCTCACTTTTTTTGTATTTTGTGAGTAAGATTTTCAATGCCTCTTCGTAGTTTCCAAGTATGATTTCCTTTGCTATGAATTTTCTATCGAATACACTCCCAAACCTTTGACTGTCAAAGTAATTTGGTACTCCATAATCCAATGCCCCTATATTCCCTGAAATTTTTAAAAAATCCTCTGGTTTTATATCTCTAACTGTAATGGTAAATTTATTTCCAATTAAATCTCCAATTTTTAGTGGGTTTGAGGAGTTTACATATTCTAACTTTAAATTTTTCTCATTCAACTTTAAAATTCCATTTTTTTTGGAATTGTTATGTATTGGGTAGTTATGGCATATCTATCCTTCAAACCACAATATCCTATCTCTTTTAGTGGGATTTTGAATTTTTTAGCAATGTATGAGAGTGCTTTTAGGTTTTCTATGTTTCTTTTTGTTAGTTTGTATAAATAGCATTCGCCACCCTCATTAATCGTTTTATCCAAATCGATAATCTCTTCAACAATAAAATCCTCTGGCTTTTGCCTAATTTTCATACTCCCACCTTAAAAAATAACATCAAAAAATATAAAGTTAAAAAATAGAAAAAAATTTATTCAATTTTATTCAATATCTTCAAGCACTCAATAACCATCTTTTTTGTCATCTCGTCTAATGTGTATGGGGTTATTGGCTCAAAATCTTTAATAAACTTTCCAGTGCCCACAACAATGTGTCCCTCTTCCTTTAAATTTAAAAATTGTGCTGGGCCTTTTGCATATTTTGCATCACAAATTTTTATATTTTCTTCAATTCCAAAAACTCCATTGGTTCCAATAGTTTTCATGCCGTGTTTTTTCGCATGTTCTAT is part of the Methanotorris formicicus Mc-S-70 genome and harbors:
- a CDS encoding sulfide-dependent adenosine diphosphate thiazole synthase; translation: MDLRLKADEYTTTKAILKSAFNMWMDIIDVDVAIVGGGPSGLTAARYIAKKGYKVVVLERHLAFGGGTWGGGMGFPYIVVEEPADEILREVGIKLEKVDGEEGLYTADSVEVPAKLAVGSIDAGAKILTGIVVEDLILRENRVAGVVINSYAIEKAGLHIDPITITAKYVVDATGHDASVATTLSRKNPELGLEVPGEKSMWAEKGENALLRNTREVYPGLFVCGMAANATYGGNRMGAIFGGMYLSGKKCAEMVVEKLKNNE